A region of Carassius auratus strain Wakin chromosome 11, ASM336829v1, whole genome shotgun sequence DNA encodes the following proteins:
- the LOC113111254 gene encoding mitochondrial RNA pseudouridine synthase rpusd4: MRHARGVTFTMLVRACATASKTETVATNGKAGLKAADIAKRLRGEHEKQTNDKKEVPVSPLQNRVNELKQFSQQLQSVHPSVLVKALYRGLLYQDQNIIAINKPYGVPLYNVDGIRNSIVECLPLLAKLTDGMQAGAQLHLCHSLEKENTGVLILAKTEEAAEHVQTLIRSHKVERKYLAVTVGVPVPSEGVIDIPIIEKEVMGPQPHFKMGLSPLFKVSEEGDGVTRVRAHRQAHSAVTQYRVLDSYGGCSLVELQPVTGVKNQLRVHMALALTCPILGDHKYAHWDKLAPQKLPEGVLRRLGLVQSKTRYLPLHLHSRRIVLPGVKGHSDITVSCPLPKYFTNTLKRLQIPLPGKE; this comes from the exons atgcgaCATGCACGTGGGGTGACATTCACCATGCTCGTGAGAGCGTGTGCCACCGCTTCAAAGACGGAGACCGTCGCCACTAACGGGAAAGCAGGACTTAAAGCAGCAGATATCGCGAAAAGACTCCGGGGTGAAcacgaaaaacaaacaaatgacaaaaaggAG GTTCCGGTGTCACCTCTTCAAAACAGAGTAAACGAACTCAAACAGTTCTCTCAGCAACTACAATCTGTTCATCCAAGTGTGCTCGTAAAAGCTCTTTACAGGGGCCTGCTTTATCAAGACCAAAACATAATCGCAATAAATAAACCATACGGCGTGCCTCTCTATA ATGTAGATGGCATCAGAAACAGCATAGTAGAATGTCTGCCTTTGCTAGCAAAGTTAACTGATGGCATGCAGGCAGGAGCACAGCTGCACCTTTGTCATAGCCTGGAAAAAGAAAATACTGGAGTTCTGATCCTGGCTAAAACAGAAGAAGCTGCTGAACATGTCCAAACACTCATCAGATCACACAAAGTGGAAAGGAAATACTT GGCAGTCACTGTAGGTGTGCCCGTTCCATCCGAGGGAGTGATTGACATTCCCATTATAGAAAAGGAGGTCATGGGGCCTCAGCCACATTTTAAG ATGGGTCTGAGCCCGTTGTTCAAAGTGAGTGAGGAGGGAGATGGGGTGACCAGGGTAAGAGCTCATCGACAGGCACACAGCGCAGTCACACAGTATCGGGTTCTGGACAGCTACGGTGGCTGCAGCTTGGTGGAACTGCAGCCTGTCACAG GTGTGAAAAACCAACTTCGTGTGCACATGGCTCTTGCTTTGACCTGCCCCATTCTTGGAGACCACAAATATGCTCACTGGGACAAACTAGCACCACAG AAGCTGCCAGAGGGCGTACTGCGCCGGCTGGGCCTGGTGCAGAGTAAAACACGATACCTCCCTCTACACCTGCACTCCCGAAGGATCGTCCTGCCAGGAGTCAAAGGTCACAGTGACATCACAGTGTCCTGTCCCCTTCCTAAGTACTTCACCAACACGTTAAAGAGACTACAGATCCCACTACCAGGAAAAGAATGA
- the LOC113110604 gene encoding twinfilin-2-like, protein MFKGVMICQLSNIYYSYLQEDVCFQGYLRHLTSSSCLAPLTTAEQQLHQIKITEDKVAQDERRRVATISGQAKTEISVDSKNPTLQGLAFPLQEEAKHALQQLKLRRINYIQLVSSTYTHTKKCFNAFGEIHKPV, encoded by the exons ATGTTTAAAGGTGTGATGATTTGTCAACTAAGCAATATTTACTATTCTTATCTGCAGGAAGATGTCTGTTTCCAAGGTTATCTACGACACCTGACCTCGTCTTCCTGTCTGGCTCCTCTCACCACTGCTGAGCAGCAGCTCCATCAGATTAAAATAACAGAG GACAAAGTGGCACAG GACGAGAGAAGACGAGTTGCCACCATAAGTGGACAAGCAAAG ACAGAAATCAGCGTGGACAGTAAAAATCCGACTTTGCAGGGTTTGGCGTTCCCATTGCAAGAGGAGGCTAAACATGCTTTACAGCAGCTTAAACTCAGACGCATCAATTACATTCAACTAGTAAGttccacatacacacatacaaaaaaatgtttt AATGCATTCGGAGAGATTCACAAACCTGTTTAA
- the LOC113111250 gene encoding nuclear receptor subfamily 2 group F member 6-like isoform X1, with protein sequence MAMVSGGWANPNGSANGLGEKGYLRGEEENSSPRVGNSDAEGGEEDKACVVDCVVCGDKSSGKHYGVFTCEGCKSFFKRSIRRNLNYTCRSNRECQIDQHHRNQCQYCRLKKCFRVGMRKEGQQTSEKFQRGRIPPSHAGISPASMVGAGGDVGGGQGMGAEFFNGQPVSEFISQLLRAEPYPNSRYGAQCGQQLPGGNSSVMGIDNICELAARLLFSTIEWVRNIPFFPELPVSEQVALLRLSWSELFILNAAQSALPLHTAPLLAAAGFHSSPMPADRVVSFMDQVRVFQDQVDKLTRLQVDSAEYSCLKAIALFSPDACGLSDPVHIESLQEKAQVALNEYERMQYPGQPQRFGRLLLRLPALRAVPANLISQLFFMRLVGKTPIETLIRDMQLSGSSINWPYVPGQ encoded by the exons ATGGCCATGGTGAGCGGAGGATGGGCCAACCCCAACGGCAGCGCGAATGGACTCGGTGAGAAAGGTTACCTGCGGGGGGAGGAGGAGAACAGCTCGCCTCGGGTGGGGAACAGCGATGCAGAAGGTGGCGAGGAGGACAAGGCCTGTGTGGTGGACTGTGTGGTGTGTGGGGACAAATCCAGCGGCAAGCACTATGGTGTTTTCACCTGTGAAGGGTGCAAGAGTTTCTTTAAGAGGAGCATCAGACGGAACCTCAACTACACTTGcag GTCAAACAGAGAGTGTCAGATTGATCAGCACCACCGTAACCAGTGTCAGTACTGCCGTCTGAAGAAGTGTTTCCGGGTCGGAATGAGGAAAGAAGGTCAGCAAACATCGgaaaagt TCCAGCGTGGTCGAATCCCTCCCTCCCATGCAGGCATCAGTCCAGCCTCCATGGTTGGTGCAGGTGGTGATGTTGGAGGAGGTCAGGGCATGGGTGCTGAATTCTTCAACGGTCAGCCGGTGTCTGAATTCATCTCTCAGCTGCTGAGAGCAGAGCCGTACCCCAACAGCCGCTACGGAGCCCAGTGCGGCCAGCAGCTCCCAGGAGGCAACAGCTCCGTCATGGGCATCGACAATATATGTGAGCTGGCGGCCCGGCTGCTCTTCAGTACCATCGAATGGGTGCGGAATATTCCCTTCTTTCCTGAGCTGCCCGTGTCAGAGCAGGTGGCTCTTCTGAGGCTCAGCTGGAGTGAACTGTTCATCTTGAATGCAGCTCAGTCGGCTCTGCCGCTGCATACAGCCCCTCTGCTGGCGGCCGCCGGCTTTCATTCCTCCCCCATGCCTGCTGACCGCGTCGTGTCCTTCATGGACCAGGTGCGGGTCTTCCAGGACCAGGTGGACAAGCTGACACGATTGCAGGTGGATTCGGCTGAATACAGCTGTCTGAAAGCCATCGCTCTGTTCTCACCAG ACGCGTGTGGGCTGTCAGATCCGGTGCACATCGAGAGCCTGCAGGAGAAAGCACAGGTGGCTCTGAACGAGTACGAGCGCATGCAGTATCCAGGTCAGCCGCAGCGCTTCGGGCGACTCCTGCTGCGACTGCCCGCCCTCAGAGCCGTTCCCGCCAACCTCATCTCTCAACTCTTCTTCATGCGGCTAGTTGGCAAGACGCCCATTGAGACACTTATCCGGGACATGCAGCTCTCTGGAAGCTCCATCAACTGGCCATACGTGCCTGGACAGTAG
- the LOC113111250 gene encoding nuclear receptor subfamily 2 group F member 6-like isoform X3, whose product MAMVSGGWANPNGSANGLGEKGYLRGEEENSSPRVGNSDAEGGEEDKACVVDCVVCGDKSSGKHYGVFTCEGCKSFFKRSIRRNLNYTCRSNRECQIDQHHRNQCQYCRLKKCFRVGMRKEVQRGRIPPSHAGISPASMVGAGGDVGGGQGMGAEFFNGQPVSEFISQLLRAEPYPNSRYGAQCGQQLPGGNSSVMGIDNICELAARLLFSTIEWVRNIPFFPELPVSEQVALLRLSWSELFILNAAQSALPLHTAPLLAAAGFHSSPMPADRVVSFMDQVRVFQDQVDKLTRLQVDSAEYSCLKAIALFSPDACGLSDPVHIESLQEKAQVALNEYERMQYPGQPQRFGRLLLRLPALRAVPANLISQLFFMRLVGKTPIETLIRDMQLSGSSINWPYVPGQ is encoded by the exons ATGGCCATGGTGAGCGGAGGATGGGCCAACCCCAACGGCAGCGCGAATGGACTCGGTGAGAAAGGTTACCTGCGGGGGGAGGAGGAGAACAGCTCGCCTCGGGTGGGGAACAGCGATGCAGAAGGTGGCGAGGAGGACAAGGCCTGTGTGGTGGACTGTGTGGTGTGTGGGGACAAATCCAGCGGCAAGCACTATGGTGTTTTCACCTGTGAAGGGTGCAAGAGTTTCTTTAAGAGGAGCATCAGACGGAACCTCAACTACACTTGcag GTCAAACAGAGAGTGTCAGATTGATCAGCACCACCGTAACCAGTGTCAGTACTGCCGTCTGAAGAAGTGTTTCCGGGTCGGAATGAGGAAAGAAG TCCAGCGTGGTCGAATCCCTCCCTCCCATGCAGGCATCAGTCCAGCCTCCATGGTTGGTGCAGGTGGTGATGTTGGAGGAGGTCAGGGCATGGGTGCTGAATTCTTCAACGGTCAGCCGGTGTCTGAATTCATCTCTCAGCTGCTGAGAGCAGAGCCGTACCCCAACAGCCGCTACGGAGCCCAGTGCGGCCAGCAGCTCCCAGGAGGCAACAGCTCCGTCATGGGCATCGACAATATATGTGAGCTGGCGGCCCGGCTGCTCTTCAGTACCATCGAATGGGTGCGGAATATTCCCTTCTTTCCTGAGCTGCCCGTGTCAGAGCAGGTGGCTCTTCTGAGGCTCAGCTGGAGTGAACTGTTCATCTTGAATGCAGCTCAGTCGGCTCTGCCGCTGCATACAGCCCCTCTGCTGGCGGCCGCCGGCTTTCATTCCTCCCCCATGCCTGCTGACCGCGTCGTGTCCTTCATGGACCAGGTGCGGGTCTTCCAGGACCAGGTGGACAAGCTGACACGATTGCAGGTGGATTCGGCTGAATACAGCTGTCTGAAAGCCATCGCTCTGTTCTCACCAG ACGCGTGTGGGCTGTCAGATCCGGTGCACATCGAGAGCCTGCAGGAGAAAGCACAGGTGGCTCTGAACGAGTACGAGCGCATGCAGTATCCAGGTCAGCCGCAGCGCTTCGGGCGACTCCTGCTGCGACTGCCCGCCCTCAGAGCCGTTCCCGCCAACCTCATCTCTCAACTCTTCTTCATGCGGCTAGTTGGCAAGACGCCCATTGAGACACTTATCCGGGACATGCAGCTCTCTGGAAGCTCCATCAACTGGCCATACGTGCCTGGACAGTAG
- the LOC113111253 gene encoding glutamine-rich protein 1-like, translating to MNEPIEGGAISFDEYVRQKARTIPQHRMKEFLESLASKGPEVLQEFSQQTSGTTTTMVYQQGANCIYTDSTEVAGSLLELACPVQVTSTQISPQLAAAVHQASEQQIQVQVQIQGEQGQTVGQVLQVASPTQQQLQGVTTTQLVQQGELTEEQQQQLQAQLVAAVAGGQQIQIQTVEALSPPQQQGSPREAERRPGGSPAVLQPAKKRKVDVPTVVSYSLPQGQQLATVLAIPQGQQQGYLSLRPDLLTVDSTHLYSATGTITGPAGETWTIPVYSTPQQQGVAHIAIPQEAYSTVQVQASPTDKDKDKMVIGGSQAAGAVAVPVSGSGVTTQEEVVHSLFPAQFMNGNIHIPVAVQTVGGAYSGTTQALHIWDPQQQQQHIQDGELHLQAQTEAEPQVEPPPELILPNTLKPEEGLEVWRLWVQRKNAELDKNEQNKLAPIGRRQPLRFQDDLVSSSVGELNLALSLMTQEARGLEGEPFEPDSLYYVFLCIQKYMFENGRVDDIFSDQYYSRFCQCLHTILEEWRPSIHPLGYIIPSHVTEEMLWECKQLGAHSPSTLLTTLMYFNTKYFHLTTVEQHMKVAFSKVLRHTKKNPTNPKDKSTSIRYLKGVGPHHVGQKVTDDMYAEQAEDPENPLRCPIKLYDFYLFKCPQTAKGRNDTYYLTPEPVVAPNSPIWYSTQPITSEQLEHMLTRIMMVREIQEIISIAQANVQ from the exons ATGAATGAGCCCATTGAAGGCGGTGCGATCTCGTTCGACGAGTATGTGCGGCAAAAGGCACGCACTATACCTCAGCATCGCATGAAAGAGTTTCTGGAGTCGCTGGCCTCCAAAGGCCCGGAGGTTCTGCAGGAGTTCAGTCAGCAGACCAGCGGCACCACCACCACTATGGTGTACCAGCAGGGGGCCAACTGCATCTACACGGACAGCACAGAGGTGGCGGGATCTTTGTTGGAGCTGGCATGTCCG GTCCAGGTGACATCTACACAGATCTCCCCCCAGCTAGCTGCAGCTGTGCATCAAGCTTCTGAGCAGCAGATCCAAGTACAG GTGCAGATCCAGGGGGAGCAGGGTCAGACAGTTGGTCAGGTACTTCAGGTGGCCTCTCCCACCCAACAGCAGCTACAAGGAGTTACCACTACACAGCTGGTTCAACAGGGAGAACTCACCgaggaacaacaacaacag CTCCAAGCCCAACTGGTGGCAGCGGTTGCTGGAGGTCAGCAGATTCAGATCCAGACTGTGGAGGCTCTGTCCCCTCCTCAGCAGCAAGGCTCCCCCAGGGAGGCAGAGCGGCGACCAGGAGGCTCACCTGCTGTACTACAGCCTGCAAAGAAACGCAAGGTGGATGTCCCAACAGTTGTGTCCTACTCGCTTCCTCAAGGGCAGCAGCTGGCTACTGTATTGGCCATTCCACAGGGCCAGCAGCAGGGCTACTTGTCACTTCGACCAGACCTGCTGACCGTTGATAGCACCCATCTCTACAGCGCCACTGGTACCATCACAGGCCCAGCCGGTGAGACCTGGACCATACCTGTGTACTCTACCCCACAGCAGCAAGGTGTGGCCCACATCGCCATCCCTCAGGAGGCCTACAGCACCGTACAGGTACAGGCCTCACCTACTGATAAAGACAAGGACAAGATGGTAATCGGTGGATCTCAGGCTGCCGGTGCGGTGGCTGTGCCAGTGTCTGGCTCAGGAGTGACCACTCAGGAAGAGGTTGTACATTCACTGTTCCCAGCGCAGTTTATGAATGGAAACATTCACATCCCTGTAGCAGTGCAGACTGTAGGGGGTGCTTACTCTGGGACGACGCAGGCTTTGCACATATGGGATCCGCAGCAACAGCAGCAACACATACAGGATGGAGAGCTCCACCTGCAG GCGCAGACAGAGGCAGAACCACAGGTGGAACCTCCTCCAGAGCTGATCCTCCCCAACACACTGAAGCCTGAGGAAGGGCTGGAAGTGTGGAGGCTGTGGGTTCAGCGCAAAAATGCTGAGCTTGACAAGAATGAACAAAATAAGCTGGCACCTATAGGAC GTCGACAGCCGCTGCGCTTCCAGGATGATCTTGTGTCCAGTTCAGTGGGCGAGCTGAATTTGGCTCTGTCTTTGATGACCCAAGAGGCTCGTGGGCTGGAGGGGGAGCCATTTGAACCTGATTCACTatactatgtatttttatgcatacAGAAA tACATGTTTGAGAACGGCAGAGTAGACGATATCTTTTCTGATCAGTACTACAGCCGGTTTTGTCAGTGTTTACACACAATTCTTGAAGAGTGGAGGCCCAGCATTCACCCTCTTG GCTACATTATCCCAAGTCACGTGACAGAGGAGATGCTGTGGGAGTGTAAGCAGCTGGGAGCTCATTCTCCATCCACTCTCCTCACTACACTGATGTACTTCAACACCAA GTACTTCCACTTGACCACAGTGGAGCAGCATATGAAAGTGGCCTTCTCCAAAGTGCTCAGACACACCAAAAAGAATCCCACCAACCCTAAAGACAAGAGCACCAGCATCCGCTACCTGAAAGGAGTCGGGCCACACCATGTTGGACAGAAAG TGACAGATGACATGTACGCAGAGCAGGCAGAGGACCCAGAGAACCCGTTGCGTTGTCCCATCAAGCTCTATGACTTTTATCTCTTCAAATG CCCTCAGACTGCTAAGGGTCGTAATGATACCTATTACCTGACACCAGAGCCTGTTGTGGCACCCAACAGCCCTATTTGGTACTCCACTCAGCCAATCACGAGCGAGCAGCTGGAGCACATGCTGACACGCATCATGATGGTGCGGGAAATCCAGGAGATAATCTCCATTGCGCAGGCCAACGTACAATGA
- the LOC113110605 gene encoding twinfilin-2-like: protein MSHQTGIHATPDLREFLVKARRGAVRVVKIVIRSEQLVLGAYREVCQSWDQDYDACVLPILDGLEPCYILYRLDSQNQLGYEWLFISWSPDQSPVRLKMVYAATRATLKKELRKSPER from the exons ATGTCGCACCAGACGGGTATTCATG CAACTCCCGACTTGAGAGAGTTCCTCGTGAAGGCGAGAAGGGGCGCTGTCAGAGTGGTGAAGATTGTTATAAGGAGCG AACAGCTGGTGTTGGGAGCGTACAGAGAGGTGTGTCAGAGCTGGGATCAGGACTATGACGCATGTGTCCTGCCCATACTGGACGGTCTGGAACCCTGCTATATCCTTTATCGCCTCGACTCACAGAACCAGCTGGGATATGAGTGGCTGTTTATCTCTTGGTCGCCAGACCAGTCACCA GTGAGGTTAAAGATGGTGTACGCTGCAACCCGTGCCACACTGAAGAAAGAGTTGAGGAAGTCACCTGAAAGATGA
- the LOC113111250 gene encoding nuclear receptor subfamily 2 group F member 6-like isoform X2, which produces MAMVSGGWANPNGSANGLGEKGYLRGEEENSSPRVGNSDAEGGEEDKACVVDCVVCGDKSSGKHYGVFTCEGCKSFFKRSIRRNLNYTCRSNRECQIDQHHRNQCQYCRLKKCFRVGMRKEAVQRGRIPPSHAGISPASMVGAGGDVGGGQGMGAEFFNGQPVSEFISQLLRAEPYPNSRYGAQCGQQLPGGNSSVMGIDNICELAARLLFSTIEWVRNIPFFPELPVSEQVALLRLSWSELFILNAAQSALPLHTAPLLAAAGFHSSPMPADRVVSFMDQVRVFQDQVDKLTRLQVDSAEYSCLKAIALFSPDACGLSDPVHIESLQEKAQVALNEYERMQYPGQPQRFGRLLLRLPALRAVPANLISQLFFMRLVGKTPIETLIRDMQLSGSSINWPYVPGQ; this is translated from the exons ATGGCCATGGTGAGCGGAGGATGGGCCAACCCCAACGGCAGCGCGAATGGACTCGGTGAGAAAGGTTACCTGCGGGGGGAGGAGGAGAACAGCTCGCCTCGGGTGGGGAACAGCGATGCAGAAGGTGGCGAGGAGGACAAGGCCTGTGTGGTGGACTGTGTGGTGTGTGGGGACAAATCCAGCGGCAAGCACTATGGTGTTTTCACCTGTGAAGGGTGCAAGAGTTTCTTTAAGAGGAGCATCAGACGGAACCTCAACTACACTTGcag GTCAAACAGAGAGTGTCAGATTGATCAGCACCACCGTAACCAGTGTCAGTACTGCCGTCTGAAGAAGTGTTTCCGGGTCGGAATGAGGAAAGAAG CAGTCCAGCGTGGTCGAATCCCTCCCTCCCATGCAGGCATCAGTCCAGCCTCCATGGTTGGTGCAGGTGGTGATGTTGGAGGAGGTCAGGGCATGGGTGCTGAATTCTTCAACGGTCAGCCGGTGTCTGAATTCATCTCTCAGCTGCTGAGAGCAGAGCCGTACCCCAACAGCCGCTACGGAGCCCAGTGCGGCCAGCAGCTCCCAGGAGGCAACAGCTCCGTCATGGGCATCGACAATATATGTGAGCTGGCGGCCCGGCTGCTCTTCAGTACCATCGAATGGGTGCGGAATATTCCCTTCTTTCCTGAGCTGCCCGTGTCAGAGCAGGTGGCTCTTCTGAGGCTCAGCTGGAGTGAACTGTTCATCTTGAATGCAGCTCAGTCGGCTCTGCCGCTGCATACAGCCCCTCTGCTGGCGGCCGCCGGCTTTCATTCCTCCCCCATGCCTGCTGACCGCGTCGTGTCCTTCATGGACCAGGTGCGGGTCTTCCAGGACCAGGTGGACAAGCTGACACGATTGCAGGTGGATTCGGCTGAATACAGCTGTCTGAAAGCCATCGCTCTGTTCTCACCAG ACGCGTGTGGGCTGTCAGATCCGGTGCACATCGAGAGCCTGCAGGAGAAAGCACAGGTGGCTCTGAACGAGTACGAGCGCATGCAGTATCCAGGTCAGCCGCAGCGCTTCGGGCGACTCCTGCTGCGACTGCCCGCCCTCAGAGCCGTTCCCGCCAACCTCATCTCTCAACTCTTCTTCATGCGGCTAGTTGGCAAGACGCCCATTGAGACACTTATCCGGGACATGCAGCTCTCTGGAAGCTCCATCAACTGGCCATACGTGCCTGGACAGTAG
- the LOC113111252 gene encoding tax1-binding protein 3, translating into MSFIPGQPVSAVVQRIEIHKLYEGDNLILGFSIGGGIDQDPTQNPFSEDKTDKGIYVTRVSKGGPAEVAGLRLGDKIMQVNGWDMTMVTHDQARKKLTKKNEDVVRLLVTRKSLEETVRQSMMQH; encoded by the exons ATGTCGTTCATCCCCGGTCAGCCTGTCTCAGCTGTTGTG CAACGGATTGAGATTCACAAGCTATATGAGGGTGATAATTTAATATTAGGATTCAGCATCGGAGGGGGAATCGACCAAGATCCAACCCAGAATCCCTTTTCCGAAGACAAGACAGACAAG GGAATCTATGTCACACGCGTATCTAAAGGTGGACCTGCAGAGGTGGCTGGTCTCCGGCTGGGAGACAAAATCATGCAG GTGAATGGCTGGGACATGACAATGGTGACGCATGATCAAGCACGGAAAAAACTCACCAAGAAGAATGAAGATGTGGTTAGGCTTCTCGTTACTAGAAAATCGCTGGAGGAAACGGTCAGACAGTCCATGATGCAACACTAA